CCACCCAGGGGAAGCACACACCTTGTCTAGGGTAAGACACCCAACATGGCAGGCCCACAGACCCGAGGGTCAGCcccgggacacacacacacacacacacacacacacacacacacgcacacctctTCCCGGGAATGTGCACCCGGCCTCCGGCAAATGCGACTCAAGCTTTCCAGAGAGGGCCGCACGCATCAGTGTCTACCTGGACAGCCACATTCCATCTCCGGCGCAGAAATGCCCAGGCCTTGGGGCCTCCTTGGACACGCCAGCAAAACATCAGGTGGAAGCACACACAGAGGCAGCACATTCCTGAGACTCCTGAGGGACCATTCCCCAGAGTTCTCCCTGCTGAGGAAAATCCAAAGCTCAAGAGAGACTGGCAGAGGAGACAGCCCTTGGAACCCGAGTTAAATCCTTAAAAACCTTTCTGAAACAGGGGAGACATAGGCAACCATGTTAATTTAAACAGCAGTCTCTTCACAGAAACAGTTGCAAAGGAAAAACAAGCATCAGACACAGCTCTGGGTTGTGGGAGACATAGCTAGAAAGCAAGCGAGTTGGAAGGAGTGTGAAAATGGGCCCACCTATACCTCAGGGAGGTTCCAGGTTGTACCccgcctacccccaccccccacctcaggGAGGTTCCAGAAAAGAACTCCacttcaatcaggtcacaatggCAGGAGCGCTGAAGGGCCCACGTCCGTCAGGGGCTGTGAgccaggaggagaggaggaagtctAAGGAGAGATGGTGAGTGTGGGGGCTAGGTGTGCCTAGCTCCTGGCTGCTCTCCTCCCCATCCTGTTCCCTTAAAACTTCCCTGTAATCTGAGAGGCacatacaaatgaaaaaaaatctatcgTGGGGTGCCCCCATGTCCTGGAACCTGTGacatcacacagacacacagcatCTGAGACCACCTCCTCTTCCTCAAATCAACAGTGCATCCATGGGTCCTCTTGTTCGCTTCTCAGGAATAGCTTACCCAGGAAAGCCCAGGTCCGCCCCTGCGTCCTGCTTTTGAGTCTCAAGGCCCACCTGATTCAGGCTTTTCTAGCTTCCAAGAGTTCGTCAGCAAGAGAGCCTGCCCCTGCCACCCCACAGGGCCCTAGAACCCCCACCTGGTGTTTGCCTTGTCCCTGGTGCCCGGGCTGTGGCTGCCCTCATGCCTGAGAACCTTTTCCCTAACAGGCCAGCAGTCATCCTTACTTCAACCTGCCCGACTTCACCCAGCCGTCACCACCCTCCACTCCACCCAGCCTCCCCTCCAACCAGCGATTCCGGCCTTCTGATGTCACCAAGGGGCTGCTCGTGGCCCTGCTGGGTGGGGGCCTTCCTGCTGGCTTCGTGGGACCCTTCTCCCGTATGGCTTACCAAGCTTCCCACTTGCCCTCACTGGAGCTGCTCATCTGCCGCTGCCTCTTCCATCTCCCCATTGCCCTGTTACTTAAACTGCGTGGCGACCCACTGCTGGGTCCTCCCGATGTCCGGGGTCGGGCCTGCCTCCATGCCATCCTCAACGTTCTCAGCATTGGATGTGCCTACAGCGCAGTGCAGGTGGTGCCTGCTGGCAACGCTGCCACTGTTCGCAAAGGTTCTTCCACAGTCTGCTCCGCTCTCCTTGCCCTCTGCCTGGAGAGCCAGGGCCTCAGCGGCTACGACTGGTGTGGCCTTTTGGGCAGTACTCTGGGACTAATCATCATTGTGGGGCCTGGGCTAGGAACACTGCAGGAGGGGACCACAGGTCTCTACACCGCCATGGGCTATGTGCTGGCTTTCTTGGGGGGTCTGGCGCTGTCTCTGGGGCTTCTGGTGTATCGCTCCCTGCACTTCCCCTCCTGCCTCCCGACTGTGGCCTTCCTGTTTGGCCTGGTGGGGCTGGTGGGCTCCGTGCCTGGGCTCTTTGTGCTGCAGACACCTGTTCTGCCGAACGACCCCCTGAGCTGGAGTTGCGTGGGGGCGGTGGGGATCCTTGCCCTGGTCTCCTTTGTGTGTGTCAGCTACGCTGTCACGAAAGCCCACCCGGCCCTGGTGTGTGCCGTCTTGCACTCGGAAGTGGTGGTGGCCCTGATGCTGCAGTACTATGTGCTCTATGAGACAGTGGCACCTTCTGACATCATGGGGGCAGGAGTTGTGTTGGGCAGCATTGCCATCATCACTGCCCAGAACCTCAGCTGTGAGAAggaagagaagaaggaggaggagtgaGATCACACTTGagcacctgggggtgggggtgggggcagggtaaaTAGGAGAGGCTGGAGTACTTACAGGGGAGAACAGGTGACTGCAAAACTACTGGCATGGGAGACGGACCACCCTCAGAGCCACGGGGTGACCAGACCTGGAGCAAATTTGGAGACCAAGACGTGGAGTCTAGGCTAGGTCGTGGGAACTAAAAAGGGCATCATAAGGAGCAAGATCTAAGGAGCTGATGAAGGGACCTAAGACTTTTGTGGGTTGAGGCAGGGTAGGATTCCCCTAGCAGCCTTGGGGTAGGAGTGTTTGCGGTGTTCAGAGCAAGcagcagggcaggggaggaggggagagaggcccccccccccccactccctgccGCAGCCCCACCCAGCCTGCTTGGTTTCACTTCTTCGTGGTTGCGTCCCCCTCCTTGGGATGGCGCTGTGACACTGACATCAACAAGGATCACTCTGAATGTGACTGTGGCGTCGCTGTCATCTGTTGGAAGTCCTACACCGCACTCACCGAAGAATCCCTTAGGAATCCTCCGGTCCGATTCCTGAAACTATTCTAGGAGGAGGCGGCTGTCCTAATATTCAGATTCCTTGACCCAGAATCCCCCAGGCCTTTCGTGGCCCGCCCCGTGGCTAATCTGCTTTTCCCGGATTGAGGCGGTCCCAGGATCTCTCCCGGACAGGGGCCGGCTTCCTTCGGGGGTTAGGCCTCTGAGCCGAGGCTTCTTCGCGCGGCTCCGGCCTGGCCTCTTGGGCCAAGCCTCTGCACAGCGCTCCACTAAAGGCCGGGagaagcaaagcacacccatctcCGAAGGCCGCTCGATAAATACCGGCTACTTCCGGACCAGCGAAAGGCCTCGCCATCTTGATCTGTTTATGAATATTTAGCGAACTCACTGCATATTCATGATTGAAGACGGCCCCAGAACTGCCCCCCGCCCCGCGGGAACCCACTCTGGAAAACCCGACCGGCCCCGCCTTCATTACCGATTCGCAGAAGAGACCATTTTctagctgggggagggggggacatcTCATGAGagacttttgctgaagatgaaaTTATACTCCAAACGAATAAAAGTGGTCTATATTTATTCTCGTTCCTTCACGCTTTAAATCTCAGTGAGGGAGCGGGCCCcgaggggaggaggtgggagaagaaaTTCCCTTCCCTCTGTCATTTCCAAAGATCGCCCTACCCGGGAGCCGGGAAGGGGCGATCGACGACACAAGAGCGTGCCCCGTGCTGGCGGGCGCGAGCAGCCCCGTAGCGCAAGGGAGGGCGGGAAAGGAAGGGGCGGGGACGCAAGGGCGAGTCTATAAAGGGCGTCATTCAGCCAGTTCGCTCCTCAGAAGCGCGGAGAGCGCGGCCGGGACGGTTGGAGAGGAAGGCGGCTCCCGAAGGGGGAGAGACAAACTGCCGTAACTTCTGCCGTTCAGGAGCCCGGTTACTTATTTATTCGTTaccctttttcttctcctttccccacaaccttttccttcctcccctctttgttttttccccttttttgggAGACGAAAACCCTCCGGAAAGGAGGAACAGGGCTCCTTTCGCTCCCTTCCGTTTCCccgcctccttccctcccccacctctcctccccCCGGCCTTCTCCCTGCTCGGGAGGTCCTTCCCGGTGGCCGCCCCGACGGGGTCTGAGCGCCTAGGCGGAGGCGGCGCAGGCTTTTTGTAGGGAGGTTTGCGCCTGCGCAGCGCGCCTGCCTCCGCGATGCACGGCGGGGGCCCCCCCTCCGGGGACAGCGCATGCCCGCTGCGCACCATCAAGAGAGTGCAGTTCGGAGTCCTCAGTCCGGATGAACTGGTAAGCGGCTCGGCGCTCCCACTCCTCCTCCCGCCCGCACTCGCGGGCGGGGCTGGACGGTAGCTGCGGAAACGGGGTTTTCTAGCTGCCGCGCCGAAGGCCGCGCTGTCTCCTGCCTCGTGTCTCCCAGAGTTAAATTTTGAGAGTCTGAGCAAGCTGGAGAATCTTGGAGGAAGCTTGTAGAAGGGActgggaggagagaaaggggggccGATTGCACCCGAGCAGACGAATTTCGGGGAGCCTTGTCCCCCCTACAAATATGAATATTGAGCACGGCAGTTTTGCCCTCATCGCCCTCTTGACAGATACTGTCACTGCGCCTCGCTTTGGTAGCGCAGTGGTTACACAAGTTAGGCTACcaaccgcaaggttggcagttcaaaaccagtaacccttctgggagagaaagaggaggctttctgctgccggAAGAAGTTACCGTTTGGGAAACTCAGAGGGGTCGCCCATCCTAACCTGTCTGTCGCTGTGAGTCCagatgggctcgatggcagtgagtcagccACAGATACCTGGGAAATTGAGCTGCCGACTGACCTGCCTCCTTTGGGAAGGGGTCAGGGAAACAGACAATAGCATATGAATAAATGAAGGAGCAAGATATTGTAGTTCATGTCCCATGCATAAAATAAAGCAGGGATAATGGGCTAGAAACCCACTGAGGAGGGAAGACTTTTAGATGAGGTGGTTGGTGTCAGGCAGGAAACCATCTCTGACTGAAAGGCCAGTGTGCCTGAGATTTAGGGAAACGGGCTTAAGAGGGATCTTGTCAGTATTTCCTAGGAGGAAGCCATTGGAGACGCGGGAGGGTGGCATAATCAAATGCTCATTTAAAGCAACAAAAAAGCCAAGTACCAGGGTTGCCCAGGGAAGGATCCTGGGGGGTGGAATAAAAATGGAaacgggagtggggtgggggtgggggatggaaacAGGGAGAGAGGGTAGGCCCTTGGGAGGGTTGTTGGTGACTAGGACTTTGTTTTTGTGTAGCTAATATTCTCACCAATTGGCTGAGGAGAATGGCGTTAAACCCCTATGATGTGGCCTGGGAGACCATTTTGCTGGGCAAGAGCTCAGCTGTGGAGTGAGAACGTTCTGACCTCGCACCACGCCACGGGATACATTCCAGATGGAGTTAAAACTTAGATCTCAAAAACCtgaaggggtggtggggggaaggctTTGAGGGACCTGACATCAGAGACAGAAATCCTAAGTAAGGAATGAATTACAGGTAAATGGTTCTGTGGGCTTACTATGTGCTGAACAAGGAGCTCAGCATTTTGCATTCAAAAAGCAAGGCCGATTTCACTGTAAAAATAAGAGCCACTTATGTTTATCAAAGATGCCATGGATAAAGCTTAAGACAGATTGGGAAATATTAGCATTTTGACATACTGTTAGATTTCTTAATACACAAATCAGTAAGAGAAGCATATATCTAGTAGAAAAGTGAGATGGGGAATATGAATAGACCACAGAAATAGTGCCGTAGTAGAAATGGCAAATATAAGTCTGCTTGCAAATCCCAGAAAGgctttaaaatgtaatatttcccTCTCCCTGATTTCCCTGTTATCAAAAAATACTGGGAAATGTGCGTGTTTAGACACTTGGTGCAGTAAACAAGTACACTCACTCATTTAAATGGAACCTAAtttctgacatttcacatttaggACAATAGGATAATCTGTGTTGACAATATTAACGACATACCTTGGGCAATTATGAATGGCGAGATATTGCATAGTTACGGTTATGCCTGGGTTCTGAATTTTCAGGGGTCTGGCAGTTAAGTGATGATGttgtcatcctccatttttgcatAAGACATTTTCACATAGCGACCTAGTCTTTGGAACCTCACTGTGTCTCAGTAAATGCATATTGGGGGTATAACCTTCCCGGAGGGCCCAGTCTCACATTTTTTATCAGTCTTGATTTCTGCATTTAATTGGAtccagcattttcaagaattTATTAAAAACTCATGTCCCTTCTCCACTCTTGCCTTGTTTTGTAAATGGCACTACCATTACTTAGGCAGAATCCCCTCCCTCTCTAATCTAAAAGCTACCTTTAACTCTTCTTTCTCAGTCTCCATTCAGTTCATCTGCAAGCCTGTCAGTCTGCCTTTCCCAATATGTCTGGGATCCAGCCTTTTGTGAGCAGCCTCAGTCGAGCCAGATACCGTTAGTTTGCAGACGGGCTAGAGACATCTTTTCCTCTCGTCTCTCCCCCGCAGACTGTTCTCTCCAAAGGCTCCCCAGTCCCTTAGATTTCAAACAAAATGCAAACTCTGTCCTGGACCCCACAAGGTCCTTATGACCTGGCCCTTGGCTTTCCTTAGCATTCTCCTTTGGGCCtttttaagggttttttttttttaaattaaccacACCGAACTGCTTGTTCCTCCAATCTGACCAGCTCGTTTCTGCCTCCAGGACGGTATGACTCACCTTGCTTCTGCTTGGAACAGCATGCCCTAGCTGTCCACAGAGCAGGAGAGCTCTGCCCTGACCACCTTATTGAAAACTGCACTCCTGTGGTTTCCTGGGCTCAGCTCAGCTGTTAGCAGAAAGGGTGATGATGGTGGTTAGTTCCCCCAGACCAGACATGGCTGAGAAGGAAGATCTGGTGATGTACTCATGACAACTCTGCCATTTGAAAACCTTACTTTGACACACACACAGTCGCCGTGAGTCCCCCTGTTCTGTTTTTCATCATAGCCTGTTAACCAGAAATGGCAAGTTGGATGTGTTTCTGCTCCCTTGCGTGTCATCTTCACAAGTGATCTTGTCTGTATGACTTATCTCCGTTCCCTTGACACCTTGATAGACTTGAGTTGCAGTCTGGAATGCATGGAGATGATTGGACATAGAGTCTTACCGCAGTAGTGTTTGAAGACGATGATgctaaacaatttaaatactcatTAATAGGGACCCTTTGACTAACTCGGGGCATAGTCTTACAATTGAGCAAGGTCTTCCAATGGGTTAAATCCACAGTTTCTGAACTGCTGATGTGCCCCGGGCAACTCGGCTGACTCACTAGGGTTCAGTGAGATATTTTAAATGTTGGAGAAAACACCAGCCACGTTGTGGTGTGCCCTGGGAGCTACGAGGTGGAGCCAGCTCAGTTTCAGCATCACATGGCATGGATGCCTTTCTTGATGATGTCATATTTTTGTGAAGCTGGAATCTCAGCAGATGCTAAGTACGTGGCAAAAATCAATGTGAAATGAGAGCAAGGCTGCTGCTGTCCAATTAAAATCCAAGATTTGAGAAGTTGGGAAATCAATACATAACAAGTACTATTAGTAATTtgataaataaaaatgttttttcaaTTTTTGCGTTATTTTTTCAAATGCTAAGCTGTTAAGGACAGAATTACAAATGAGTTGTTTGGATCTGGCTACCTAATATTGGATCTTTTAGGTGACTCTTGGCATGGAGGGGGCTGGGAAAGTTGCAGAGACACTAAGCGCATTggaggtagccctggtggtgccgtggttaagcgCTTGACTGATCAGACCCAGCAGCTAGGGCAggcttccatgaagatgacagTCCGGGAACACCTGTGGGGCCGTTCTGCACCGTCCTGGCCTAAGTGTGACTCCACAGCCATGGGGAAGCGCCTGATGACCTGGTCCAGTCTGGCAGTCTCTGGCTTAAATTGAAAAGTTAACAGAATGAGACCTGACATATCttgatgcatttttttaaaaagcttgtaAGACTGTTGACAACTTATAGGGCTCTCagataagcattaggctgcttgcTACCTTatggtcactggttcaaacctagcagcctttccatgggagaaagaagagcccaTTTTCGTAAAAATTTACAAAcccatgataccaagggctcaagtagaaataaaacgtTTTGcgaatgacagcaacaaatgtacaaatgtgcttgacacgatggatggtgataagagttgtacaagcccccaataaaatgattaatttttttgttttgttttgcaaacCCTCTGAAGTCCTCTTACAGGCTTCTAAGAGTCGGCACCGACTGCACTGGTTTGGTTGGGTTCCACTTTGGGTAAAGGGGATATGAGAGTTGGCTGGGCATCCTTTTGTGAACGAGTGGTATTTAAGGTTGGAATATGCTCAGATCTTGGGGACGAGTGGCTGCAGGAAGCCCTTAGAATTGCCATGTTTGCTATTATACGAGGTTTTGGTGTTGCTGTTTTGTTCAAGTCGGGAATGAGATGTGCTTGATTATTCCCAAAATTTATCCTCATTCATTAAAAGCCTTTATGCCTACTGTGGGATGTATAACTTCATTTATACCCTAACAACTCTTTCCAGCAAGGACTGAACGCTGTAATACACTGCATTAGCTAGAGCGTAGATGACATTGGTGACTTAAAATTCAGTGATAGATTTCCTACACATACAGCAAATACTTTTTCTCCACCTGTAAACTAttcagcacttgactgctaatcagatagttggaggttcaagtctactttTGGGAGAAAATTCTGGTAACTTGCTTGTAAAAGCCAGCCATTGGAACCCAGTGGGGGAGGGTCATTCTGATGCACATGGGATTGTCATGGACTGGAATCTGTTTCATGGcaatttattttgtttaattttctttttggtaCCATGTGCTGCATACTCCTGGGCACTGAGAGCacaaagagaaaaccaaacacGATCCTTGCCCTCAAGGATGGCAGGGCCGTGGGAGAGACAAGTGTACAAACAAAAGTGCTGACAGCCACACTCTGGGGTATCGAGAGGAAGCGTGCACGAAGACTGTATAGGAAGGCGACCTCTGAGCGGGTGCTTTAaatgagtagatgctgactcagaggAAGCATATGCAAAGCAAAATGGACTCGGAGAAGTTGTGTGTAGTTGgattgtgatgtgtgtgtgtgggggggatggaGAATACAGAAGCACATAAAGCTGTTAAAAGTGGGTTGCTTCAGAAGGGTAAGGATCTTGAATACTTTGCTGAAGGCCAAGGGAAGAATATTACTGTTGATTGTCTTCTACAGACAGGCTTTCTGCGCTCACACAGCTCTGGTGGGGCAGGTCCTGAGCTGGAACCTACCTACTTTTGACCTACCACCTACCACCTCAGAAGTTTAACCTTCTAGACCACAGGCTCCTTTTTGGACGAAAGACTGCTTTCAACTGccataaagcgttacagtcttggaaaccaacaggtgcagttctgccctgccctacagggtctctctCAGTGGGCATCGACTTCATGGCAGCAGCG
This window of the Tenrec ecaudatus isolate mTenEca1 chromosome 10, mTenEca1.hap1, whole genome shotgun sequence genome carries:
- the SLC35G6 gene encoding solute carrier family 35 member G6; amino-acid sequence: MQPPSPQGPPGRIAHSREGFPHRPPARPSFSGAHHPGEAHTLSRASSHPYFNLPDFTQPSPPSTPPSLPSNQRFRPSDVTKGLLVALLGGGLPAGFVGPFSRMAYQASHLPSLELLICRCLFHLPIALLLKLRGDPLLGPPDVRGRACLHAILNVLSIGCAYSAVQVVPAGNAATVRKGSSTVCSALLALCLESQGLSGYDWCGLLGSTLGLIIIVGPGLGTLQEGTTGLYTAMGYVLAFLGGLALSLGLLVYRSLHFPSCLPTVAFLFGLVGLVGSVPGLFVLQTPVLPNDPLSWSCVGAVGILALVSFVCVSYAVTKAHPALVCAVLHSEVVVALMLQYYVLYETVAPSDIMGAGVVLGSIAIITAQNLSCEKEEKKEEE